Genomic DNA from Providencia sp. PROV188:
TACTCGCCGTCGCGATTTTGCCTCTCTTAGGTGTCGGGGGGATGCAGCTCTATCGTGCAGAGATGCCGGGGCCATTAAAAGATAACAAAATGCGTCCGCGAATTGCGGAAACGGCAAAAACCCTTTGGCTTATTTATGTGTTGCTAACTATCGCGTGTGCGATTGCATTATGGATCGCCGGTATGGATGTGTTCGATGCGATATCACACAGTTTTTCAACCATCGCGATCGGTGGGTTTTCTACTCATGATGCCAGCATAGGCTACTTTAATAGTCCTTCCATTAATACCATTATTGGCGTGTTTCTAATTATCTCGGGTTGTAACTTTGGCTTGCACTTTGCGGTTTTAACGGGAAGAAGCCTCGGAATTTATTGGCGCGACCCTGAATTTAGAATGTTCATCAGTTTCCAGTTTGTTCTAGTCGTGATCTGTACCGCGGTGCTGATGTATCACTCCGTATATGCTGGCTTTGGGCAAACGTTGGATCAAGCCTTTTTCCAAGTGGTCTCGATGGCGACTACTGCGGGTTTCACCACTGACAGTTTTTCTGGCTGGCCGCTGTTCTTGCCAATGCTTCTACTATGTGCGGCGTTTGTCGGTGGTTGTGCAGGGTCAACGGGTGGGGGATTAAAAGTGATTCGTATCCTTTTACTGTTCCTGCAAGGTTCCCGAGAGTTAAAACGATTAGTGCATCCTAATGCGGTCTATACCATTAAATTAGGACAACGGGCGCTGCCAGAAAGGATCATTGAAGCTGTCTGGGGATTCTTCTCTGCTTATGCTTTAGTTTTCGTGGTTAGCTTGCTGCTTTTAATCGCCACTGGGGTGGATGAGTTTTCTGCATTCTCAGCGATTGCGACAACGTTGAATAACTTAGGCCCTGGCTTAGGTACTGTTGCTGATAACTTCACGACAATGAATCCTGCAGGTAAATGGATTTTAGTTGTCACGATGCTGTTTGGTCGTTTGGAAGTGTTTACTTTATTAGTATTACTGACCCCTACTTTCTGGCGTGAGTAATATAGCTGCGCCGCTAACGTATATAGATAGTAACGATTAGGAATAAAAATGAGTTATCTACTTTTGCACTCAAGCACCGATGGGCAAACCAAAAAAATCATACTTAAAATGGCAGATCAATTACGTCGCGCTGGGCGTGAGTGTGATATTCGTGATTTGAATTCAGATAAAAGCTTTAACTTATTTGCTTACGAAAAGGTGCTAGTGGGAGCTTCTATTCGTTATGGACATTTCAATAAGCAGTTAGTACGTTTTGCCACAACCCATCAGACTCAGCTTAATTCGATGAAAACGGGGTTCTTTGCCGTTAACCTTACAGCAAGAAAAGAAGGCAAGAATACCGTTGAGACGAATGCCTATACTCGTAAGTTCTTAGAGAAGTGCCCATGGCAGCCGACCGTGAAGTCTGTTTTTGCAGGCGCGCTGTTTTACCCTCGCTATAAATGGTTTGATAGAGTGATGATCCGGCTCATTATGAAAATGACAGACGGAC
This window encodes:
- the trkH gene encoding Trk system potassium transporter TrkH; its protein translation is MHFRAITRIVGLLVIIFSFTMVIPGIVALIYRDGAGRAFSQTFITALLIGLFLWLPTRNSRHELKAKEGFLIVVLFWTVLGSVGALPFIFSEKPNLSVTDAFFESFSGLTTTGATTLTGLDSLPKAILFYRQMLQWLGGMGIIVLAVAILPLLGVGGMQLYRAEMPGPLKDNKMRPRIAETAKTLWLIYVLLTIACAIALWIAGMDVFDAISHSFSTIAIGGFSTHDASIGYFNSPSINTIIGVFLIISGCNFGLHFAVLTGRSLGIYWRDPEFRMFISFQFVLVVICTAVLMYHSVYAGFGQTLDQAFFQVVSMATTAGFTTDSFSGWPLFLPMLLLCAAFVGGCAGSTGGGLKVIRILLLFLQGSRELKRLVHPNAVYTIKLGQRALPERIIEAVWGFFSAYALVFVVSLLLLIATGVDEFSAFSAIATTLNNLGPGLGTVADNFTTMNPAGKWILVVTMLFGRLEVFTLLVLLTPTFWRE
- the hemG gene encoding menaquinone-dependent protoporphyrinogen IX dehydrogenase gives rise to the protein MSYLLLHSSTDGQTKKIILKMADQLRRAGRECDIRDLNSDKSFNLFAYEKVLVGASIRYGHFNKQLVRFATTHQTQLNSMKTGFFAVNLTARKEGKNTVETNAYTRKFLEKCPWQPTVKSVFAGALFYPRYKWFDRVMIRLIMKMTDGPTDPNTEIEYTNWDNVAAFATEFDNL